From the genome of Virgibacillus siamensis, one region includes:
- a CDS encoding M14 family metallopeptidase has protein sequence MNDHLKEGLTIRKVKLLTIITVILMVSSLLFGTGQIAEASPAKATSQAKSQDFTPYFGKRYSQPEQVKELFTAPNVDFETPAFQEGQSNFTTQEEMLRFLQELDQSSDYMKMKTAGHSLEGRKIPLLIFSKSDDVKTSDKTTVMLEGQIHANEPAGGESMLVMAQKLAEGKLGNNLLDDINVIIVPRINPDGSYYFQRETANGLDANRDHMKLELPEVRTLHKVFNEFQPEVVVSAHEYSTYPGKFPDVGTKGALPYHDILLAPGFNLNIPAKIRNKSSKWFVKPAYKDLKNNGFSSYPYYIVDRSAQKTTITEGGLEARMDTNAYGLQPSFTILVESRGIGIGRENFERRVAATVAAHTSLLKSSAKRAKAIKQIIDNVKEKIVRQGAKIGDNDSIVLKNERVELPGKQQLKVVDIAEGSIKQIPVDYYSSEEAVPTMERVRPTAYIVPPEYQEVARKLKTMGVEVKKLQEAKEIPVERYKVTGKKVEDDLYQGHQINHVTTDIKETTRVFPKGSFVFSSAQPGANLISVALEPESIDSYITFNYLPVDVGDVVPVYRYMKEEQLVEK, from the coding sequence TTGAACGATCATCTAAAGGAGGGCTTAACGATTCGAAAGGTAAAATTATTAACGATTATAACTGTTATTCTAATGGTCTCGTCACTTTTGTTTGGTACCGGTCAGATAGCTGAAGCTTCACCAGCAAAAGCCACTTCACAAGCGAAATCGCAGGACTTCACGCCATACTTCGGAAAGCGCTATTCGCAACCTGAACAAGTTAAAGAATTATTTACGGCACCTAATGTCGATTTTGAAACTCCAGCTTTTCAGGAAGGACAATCAAATTTTACAACCCAGGAAGAAATGCTGCGGTTTCTGCAGGAACTGGATCAATCAAGTGATTATATGAAAATGAAAACTGCCGGCCATTCGCTGGAAGGCCGCAAGATACCGCTACTTATTTTTTCAAAAAGCGATGATGTAAAAACGTCGGATAAAACGACGGTTATGCTGGAGGGGCAGATACATGCAAATGAACCGGCTGGTGGTGAATCCATGCTGGTTATGGCGCAAAAACTGGCTGAAGGTAAATTAGGGAACAACTTACTTGATGATATTAACGTAATTATCGTTCCCCGCATAAACCCGGACGGCTCTTACTACTTTCAACGGGAGACTGCTAACGGATTAGATGCAAATCGTGATCATATGAAACTTGAACTTCCTGAAGTCCGCACACTGCACAAAGTGTTTAACGAATTCCAGCCGGAAGTAGTGGTCAGTGCGCACGAATACAGTACTTACCCCGGTAAGTTTCCGGATGTTGGAACAAAGGGGGCATTACCGTATCATGATATTCTGCTGGCTCCCGGTTTCAACCTGAATATACCAGCGAAAATCCGTAATAAGTCATCTAAATGGTTTGTTAAACCGGCTTACAAAGATTTGAAAAACAACGGATTTTCTTCGTATCCATATTACATTGTTGATCGTTCAGCGCAGAAAACGACCATTACAGAAGGTGGTTTGGAGGCACGCATGGATACCAATGCGTACGGGCTTCAGCCAAGCTTTACCATTTTAGTCGAAAGCCGGGGAATCGGAATTGGTCGTGAAAATTTTGAACGACGTGTTGCTGCTACCGTGGCCGCGCATACAAGCTTGCTTAAATCAAGTGCGAAACGGGCGAAAGCAATCAAACAAATCATTGACAATGTCAAGGAGAAGATTGTACGTCAAGGTGCAAAGATAGGTGACAACGATTCCATTGTATTAAAAAATGAACGCGTGGAGTTACCGGGGAAGCAGCAATTAAAAGTGGTGGACATAGCGGAAGGTTCGATAAAGCAGATACCGGTCGACTACTATAGTTCAGAAGAAGCGGTACCAACAATGGAACGTGTTCGTCCGACTGCATATATCGTGCCACCGGAATATCAGGAAGTTGCCCGGAAATTGAAAACCATGGGAGTGGAAGTAAAGAAACTTCAAGAAGCAAAAGAGATACCGGTTGAACGTTATAAAGTCACCGGTAAAAAGGTGGAAGATGATTTATACCAGGGTCATCAGATTAATCATGTTACAACCGATATTAAGGAAACAACACGTGTATTCCCGAAAGGAAGTTTTGTATTCAGTTCTGCTCAGCCAGGGGCAAATCTAATTTCTGTGGCACTGGAGCCGGAATCAATTGATAGCTATATCACCTTTAATTATTTGCCGGTGGATGTTGGTGATGTTGTGCCGGTTTATCGATATATGAAAGAAGAGCAATTGGTAGAAAAATAG
- a CDS encoding NUDIX hydrolase, with translation MPLADGDYHLVVSIWIVNDRGEFLISKRHPEKTHPNLWECPGGSVLTGEDSLQGALREAQEEIGIDLSGYEGELIRSVRRDVSFYDAWLFHATFPIEDVVPQLEEVVDARWATVEEIKRLIRDEKFVPSLGYFLDVF, from the coding sequence GTGCCATTGGCAGATGGCGACTATCACCTGGTTGTCAGCATTTGGATTGTGAATGATAGAGGAGAATTTCTAATTTCGAAGCGGCATCCCGAGAAAACACATCCGAATTTGTGGGAGTGCCCCGGTGGATCGGTGCTCACTGGCGAGGATAGCCTGCAGGGCGCATTACGTGAAGCCCAAGAAGAAATTGGAATTGATTTGTCCGGGTATGAAGGAGAACTGATTAGAAGTGTGCGCCGTGATGTATCCTTTTACGATGCCTGGCTGTTTCACGCTACTTTTCCAATTGAAGATGTCGTCCCCCAACTGGAAGAAGTGGTCGACGCCAGGTGGGCTACTGTTGAAGAGATCAAACGTTTGATCAGGGACGAGAAGTTCGTACCGTCGTTGGGGTATTTTTTGGATGTTTTTTGA
- a CDS encoding galactitol-1-phosphate 5-dehydrogenase, whose translation MRALNLYGKQDLRFEDTIKPVIENPDDVIVKVKAVGICGSDLSRYKKLGPYVEGMTFGHEFSGVVVETGAGVDGLHVGDRVAGCPTLYCGECDSCRKGELSRCEKLTVIGARHPGAYAEYVKLPAENIIPIPDEVDFDTAAMIEPSAVVVHGMYRTSLQPGGIVAVMGCGNIGLLAIQWAKIFGAKTVYAIDIDDEKLQTAREVGADVAVNPMENPAYDQVMELTNGSGVDVAVESAGSPVTSAQVFALAKKGGEVVFMGIPYADVNIERFYFEKIVRSELTVLGSWNAISSPFPGKEWESTVHFMANGQLNVKPIITHRLNLQEGPDVFDQIVNRKDTFGKVLFYPELG comes from the coding sequence ATGCGCGCACTGAATCTGTACGGCAAACAGGATTTGCGTTTTGAAGATACAATAAAACCAGTTATCGAAAATCCCGATGATGTCATTGTGAAAGTAAAAGCTGTTGGAATTTGCGGATCAGATCTCTCCCGCTATAAAAAACTCGGACCATATGTGGAAGGCATGACATTCGGCCATGAGTTTTCCGGAGTGGTTGTCGAAACAGGTGCGGGGGTTGACGGACTGCATGTGGGTGATCGCGTAGCCGGATGCCCGACATTATATTGCGGGGAATGTGACAGCTGCCGCAAAGGAGAACTATCCAGGTGTGAAAAGCTCACCGTTATCGGCGCACGGCACCCTGGCGCATATGCGGAATATGTAAAGCTGCCCGCTGAAAATATTATACCGATACCGGATGAAGTGGACTTTGACACAGCAGCTATGATTGAACCATCCGCTGTCGTTGTGCACGGAATGTACCGCACATCCCTCCAGCCCGGAGGCATTGTCGCGGTAATGGGCTGCGGGAACATTGGCCTTCTCGCCATTCAGTGGGCAAAAATTTTCGGAGCGAAGACCGTCTACGCCATCGATATTGACGATGAAAAACTCCAGACCGCACGTGAAGTTGGCGCGGATGTAGCGGTCAATCCCATGGAAAACCCGGCATATGACCAAGTGATGGAGTTAACCAACGGCAGCGGTGTCGATGTCGCAGTCGAATCTGCCGGGTCCCCGGTCACATCCGCACAAGTATTTGCCCTCGCCAAAAAAGGCGGCGAAGTGGTATTTATGGGAATCCCGTATGCAGATGTGAACATCGAACGTTTTTACTTTGAAAAAATTGTCCGCAGCGAATTAACCGTACTCGGATCATGGAATGCCATTTCATCACCATTCCCGGGAAAAGAATGGGAATCAACCGTCCACTTTATGGCAAACGGCCAGCTCAACGTGAAACCAATCATCACCCACCGGCTGAACCTGCAGGAAGGCCCGGACGTCTTCGATCAAATTGTGAACCGCAAAGACACTTTCGGAAAAGTATTGTTTTACCCAGAGCTGGGCTAA
- a CDS encoding zinc-binding dehydrogenase, with protein MKALVKTELGFGNLEIQEKNEPTPGPDQVKIEVKYAGICGSDIHTYEGHYKVGVPVTLGHEFSGVVVETGEGVTDFSVGDRVTSETTYSICGECEYCKTGDYNLCNHRKGLGTQQDGGFTNYLIARAESVHKLPDGVSFQSAAMTEPLACTHHAVSKTDIKDGDVVVVIGPGPIGLFTAQVAKSFGATVIITGLTNDQVRLNKAEELGMNYVVNTQEQDVKEVVHQLTDGYGADIVFECSGAVPAAKQGLDLLRKKGQYCQVGIFPQPDVSFDLEKIIQKEIRVVGSRSQKSADWEPSLELMNSRNVNAEAMVTHEFKITEWDEAYQAIKGGEAIKVLLTPVEQER; from the coding sequence ATGAAAGCATTGGTTAAAACAGAGCTTGGATTCGGCAACCTGGAAATTCAGGAAAAAAACGAACCAACGCCAGGACCGGATCAGGTAAAAATTGAAGTGAAATACGCCGGAATTTGCGGGTCGGATATTCATACGTATGAAGGGCACTACAAGGTCGGTGTTCCGGTCACATTGGGACACGAATTTTCCGGTGTGGTGGTTGAAACAGGAGAGGGAGTAACGGATTTTTCCGTCGGAGACCGTGTCACATCGGAAACTACCTATTCTATTTGCGGGGAATGTGAATATTGCAAGACGGGTGATTATAACTTGTGCAATCACCGGAAAGGACTAGGCACGCAGCAGGATGGCGGATTTACAAACTATCTGATTGCCAGAGCGGAGAGTGTGCACAAGCTTCCGGACGGTGTAAGCTTCCAATCCGCTGCGATGACCGAGCCACTAGCTTGTACACACCATGCCGTATCGAAGACAGATATAAAAGATGGTGATGTTGTTGTCGTCATCGGCCCGGGACCAATTGGCCTGTTTACAGCACAAGTAGCAAAAAGCTTTGGTGCAACCGTTATTATTACCGGATTGACGAATGACCAGGTCCGTTTAAATAAAGCAGAAGAACTAGGCATGAACTATGTCGTCAATACGCAGGAACAGGATGTAAAGGAAGTTGTTCATCAATTAACGGACGGATATGGCGCAGATATCGTATTTGAATGCTCCGGAGCTGTTCCGGCAGCCAAACAGGGACTGGACCTGCTGCGCAAAAAAGGGCAGTACTGCCAAGTCGGTATTTTTCCGCAGCCGGATGTTTCGTTTGACCTGGAAAAAATTATTCAAAAAGAAATCCGTGTTGTCGGAAGCAGAAGTCAAAAATCCGCTGACTGGGAGCCTTCCCTGGAATTAATGAACAGCAGAAACGTAAACGCCGAAGCGATGGTAACGCATGAATTTAAGATTACCGAGTGGGATGAAGCGTATCAGGCAATTAAAGGCGGGGAAGCAATCAAAGTATTACTGACGCCTGTTGAACAGGAAAGGTAG
- a CDS encoding galactitol-specific PTS transporter subunit IIC: MQGFVDFIQAFLDLGATVILPVAIFLLGLFFGQKPGKAFRSGLTIGVAFVGIFLVIDLLVNNLGPAAQGMVERLGVSLTVIDVGWPATSSIAWASTVAAFIIPLGLVVNVVMLVTKTTKTMNVDIWNFWHYTFMAAMVYAISGSIIQGLIAAVIFQIVCLKVADWTAPMVTNFYEMPGVSIATGSTISYAPGIFLVKGLQKIPGIKNLSADPDTIQKRFGVFGESIFIGLFLGAAIGFLAGYNAGEIIEIGMAMAAVMVLMPRMVKILMEGLMPVSESARQWLSKRFGDKEIYIGLDAAVLLGHPSVISTALILVPITVVLAIILPGNALLPFGDLATIPFVVAFIVGAARGNIVHSVIVGMIMIAISLYIATDVAPIFTEMAKNANFDMPEGSTKISSIDQGGNLINWIIFKIFSLFN, encoded by the coding sequence ATGCAGGGATTTGTTGATTTTATCCAGGCGTTCCTTGATTTAGGGGCAACTGTCATTTTGCCTGTCGCAATATTCTTATTAGGGTTGTTTTTTGGTCAAAAACCGGGAAAAGCATTTCGTTCCGGTCTGACGATTGGCGTTGCTTTTGTTGGTATATTTCTGGTTATTGATCTGCTCGTAAATAACCTTGGACCGGCCGCACAGGGAATGGTGGAACGGCTCGGTGTCAGCTTAACTGTAATTGATGTCGGCTGGCCGGCTACATCTTCCATCGCATGGGCGTCAACGGTTGCGGCGTTTATCATTCCACTCGGTTTGGTTGTAAACGTTGTGATGCTTGTTACGAAAACGACAAAAACAATGAACGTCGACATTTGGAACTTTTGGCACTACACATTCATGGCTGCCATGGTGTATGCCATTTCCGGAAGTATCATTCAAGGGTTAATCGCAGCTGTTATTTTCCAGATTGTCTGCCTCAAAGTAGCGGACTGGACAGCACCAATGGTTACAAACTTCTATGAAATGCCGGGTGTATCGATTGCGACTGGAAGTACCATTTCATATGCGCCGGGAATCTTTCTGGTCAAAGGGCTGCAAAAAATCCCCGGAATCAAAAATTTGTCCGCCGATCCGGATACGATTCAGAAGCGCTTTGGCGTGTTTGGTGAATCTATTTTTATCGGGCTGTTCCTTGGTGCAGCAATCGGTTTTCTGGCCGGATACAATGCCGGCGAAATTATTGAAATTGGGATGGCAATGGCTGCAGTAATGGTCTTAATGCCACGTATGGTAAAGATTTTGATGGAAGGGCTGATGCCGGTTTCGGAATCTGCGAGACAATGGCTGAGCAAGCGTTTCGGCGATAAGGAAATCTACATCGGTCTCGATGCGGCCGTGCTGTTGGGTCATCCTTCCGTTATTTCCACAGCGCTCATTCTCGTTCCAATAACGGTCGTGCTGGCGATTATTTTACCAGGTAACGCGCTATTGCCATTCGGCGACTTGGCTACCATACCATTCGTCGTTGCGTTCATTGTCGGAGCGGCAAGAGGAAACATTGTACATTCAGTGATTGTCGGAATGATCATGATTGCCATTTCGTTATATATTGCAACCGATGTGGCACCGATTTTCACCGAAATGGCAAAGAATGCAAACTTTGACATGCCGGAAGGGTCTACCAAGATTTCAAGTATTGATCAGGGCGGAAACCTGATTAACTGGATTATTTTCAAGATATTTTCACTATTTAACTAG
- a CDS encoding PTS sugar transporter subunit IIB: MSKKQVLVACGAGIATSTVVNGAIEDMAKEHNLNVDLVQIKIAEVGSYVDTADLLVTTAMTKKEFPFPVINAQSFLTGIGTEDTKQKILEELKK, encoded by the coding sequence ATGTCAAAGAAACAAGTACTGGTAGCTTGCGGTGCTGGAATCGCGACTTCCACTGTTGTGAACGGTGCAATCGAGGACATGGCCAAAGAACATAACCTAAATGTTGACCTGGTTCAAATAAAGATTGCTGAAGTTGGTTCTTATGTGGATACTGCCGATTTACTGGTGACTACGGCCATGACGAAAAAAGAATTTCCATTCCCGGTTATCAACGCACAGTCATTTTTAACCGGAATCGGAACAGAAGATACAAAGCAGAAGATTTTGGAAGAACTTAAAAAATAA
- a CDS encoding PTS sugar transporter subunit IIA, producing MTTLSELFFDESVILLDLDSKNKEEVLTEMSQNLYNKGLVKESYCAAVIARENEFATGLPTKTVSVAIPHTDVEHVNQKTISIAVLKNPVSFGVMGDPDAETPVKVVFLLAMDQAHSQLSLLQNLMQIFQNEETLTKLTEVDKATIKTLIEQNLIFSFEGGE from the coding sequence GTGACAACATTGAGTGAACTGTTTTTTGATGAATCCGTCATTTTATTGGATTTGGACAGTAAAAATAAAGAAGAGGTACTGACGGAAATGAGCCAAAACCTGTATAACAAAGGTTTGGTAAAGGAAAGTTATTGTGCTGCCGTTATTGCAAGGGAAAACGAATTCGCAACCGGATTGCCGACCAAAACAGTGTCCGTGGCCATCCCGCATACCGATGTGGAGCACGTTAATCAAAAGACAATCAGCATTGCGGTGCTGAAGAATCCGGTGTCATTCGGTGTGATGGGAGATCCGGATGCGGAAACACCCGTAAAGGTCGTTTTCCTGCTGGCAATGGATCAGGCCCATTCACAGCTTTCACTACTGCAAAACCTGATGCAGATTTTCCAGAACGAGGAGACCTTAACGAAGCTTACAGAAGTAGACAAGGCAACCATTAAAACACTGATTGAACAAAATCTGATTTTTTCCTTTGAAGGGGGTGAATAA
- a CDS encoding BglG family transcription antiterminator, translated as MQLDERSSQLFGDLVDNPGIKGKELECRYNISRRQLGYSITKINDWLQFHNLPEIERTKQGYFLIKPEIVAKFSNANSAMDTRILSEDERVYMILLMILSNHDLSLIHFTSELAVSKNTILSDLKQAQNIAETYDLNIRYSRREGYQMDGNEFHIRKLLMKVIYKIVELHQGKQRIRQAAGITENEVEALAGRIEKVENKLNLKFTDEKLDVMPYLFVIILRRISNGLVIAPFSIQYNELADTKEYAATEELFSGFQDIPEEERLFITLHLLTSNVHWSEFLTKDSIPNLLDALKNMIDLFEQTACMKLQDKEQLLQKLMLHVKPAYYRIKYHLTEVNDIKAEVSREFKALHHIVKKSTGPLEKLIGSTIPENETTYLTMLIGGWLTRQGDSIQEKVKAVVVCPQGVSVSRLLYSELRDLFPEFIFLDSLSVREFQRYQLDYDIVFSPVAMETTKRQYTVNSFLEREEKNTLRKQVMQELHGFTPSTISTDDLIAIIKKHTDIQNEKELQTELETYLNRDELPDLNPIQEQAHSPTLAELIPPDRIVLKDSVSSWEEAIRTGAEPMLRTGRIEEDYVEAMVNDYNKESYIVIAPNVAIPHAAPEDGVNEVSMSLLRLKHGVTFAKDYSINLIFVIAAVDKQQHLQALMQLMKLVHDDNDRHALMEADSKEAVHNLLKSYSKTT; from the coding sequence ATGCAACTTGATGAACGAAGCAGTCAGCTGTTTGGGGATTTGGTGGATAATCCGGGCATAAAAGGCAAGGAACTGGAATGCCGATACAACATTTCTCGCAGGCAGCTTGGATACAGCATCACCAAAATAAATGACTGGCTGCAGTTTCATAACCTTCCCGAAATTGAAAGAACGAAACAGGGATACTTTCTGATCAAGCCGGAAATTGTTGCGAAATTCAGTAATGCGAATTCGGCTATGGATACACGGATTCTTTCGGAAGATGAACGCGTGTACATGATCCTGTTAATGATTTTGAGCAATCATGATTTGTCGCTGATTCATTTTACAAGCGAGCTGGCGGTCAGCAAGAACACGATTCTTTCCGATTTAAAACAGGCACAGAATATCGCCGAAACTTACGATTTAAACATCCGGTATTCAAGGCGCGAGGGCTACCAGATGGATGGCAATGAATTTCATATTCGAAAACTTTTGATGAAGGTGATTTACAAAATAGTTGAGCTTCATCAGGGCAAGCAGCGAATCAGGCAAGCGGCGGGAATTACGGAAAATGAGGTGGAAGCGCTGGCCGGCCGGATTGAAAAAGTGGAAAACAAGTTAAATCTTAAGTTCACCGATGAAAAGCTTGACGTAATGCCGTATCTGTTTGTCATTATTTTACGGCGGATTTCAAACGGGCTTGTCATTGCGCCATTTTCCATTCAATACAATGAACTGGCAGATACGAAGGAATATGCGGCAACGGAAGAACTGTTTTCCGGCTTTCAGGATATTCCGGAAGAGGAAAGACTTTTCATTACGCTGCATTTATTAACATCCAATGTTCATTGGTCGGAATTTTTGACGAAAGATTCCATTCCGAATTTGCTGGATGCACTGAAAAATATGATTGATTTGTTTGAACAGACTGCCTGTATGAAGCTGCAGGATAAAGAGCAGTTGTTGCAAAAACTGATGCTCCATGTCAAGCCTGCGTACTACCGGATTAAGTATCATCTGACAGAAGTAAACGATATAAAAGCCGAAGTAAGCAGGGAGTTTAAAGCGCTCCATCATATTGTGAAGAAGTCAACCGGCCCGCTGGAAAAATTGATTGGCAGCACGATCCCGGAAAATGAAACGACTTATTTGACGATGCTGATTGGCGGGTGGCTGACAAGGCAGGGGGACAGCATTCAGGAGAAAGTGAAAGCTGTAGTTGTCTGTCCGCAAGGTGTTTCAGTATCAAGGCTGTTGTACAGTGAACTGCGGGATTTATTTCCGGAATTTATCTTTTTGGATTCGCTGTCCGTAAGGGAGTTTCAACGTTATCAGCTCGACTACGATATTGTGTTTTCTCCTGTGGCAATGGAAACGACGAAACGGCAGTATACCGTCAATTCATTTTTGGAACGGGAAGAAAAAAACACATTACGCAAACAGGTGATGCAGGAGCTGCACGGTTTTACACCGTCAACAATCAGTACGGATGATTTGATTGCAATCATAAAAAAACATACCGATATTCAAAACGAGAAAGAACTGCAAACCGAGCTGGAAACGTATTTAAATCGTGATGAACTGCCGGATTTGAATCCAATTCAGGAGCAAGCGCATTCACCAACACTGGCAGAATTGATACCACCTGACAGAATTGTATTAAAAGATTCTGTAAGCTCGTGGGAGGAAGCAATTCGAACTGGTGCCGAACCAATGCTGCGCACCGGCCGGATTGAAGAAGACTACGTGGAAGCAATGGTGAATGATTATAACAAGGAATCGTATATTGTCATTGCACCAAATGTTGCGATACCGCATGCCGCACCGGAAGATGGCGTGAACGAGGTTTCCATGAGCCTACTGCGGTTGAAACATGGTGTGACATTTGCCAAAGATTATTCGATTAACCTTATTTTTGTCATTGCTGCCGTTGACAAACAACAGCATTTACAGGCACTGATGCAATTAATGAAACTCGTGCACGATGACAATGATCGACATGCCTTAATGGAGGCTGACAGCAAAGAAGCTGTGCATAACCTGCTGAAATCGTATTCCAAAACTACTTAG
- a CDS encoding DUF6270 domain-containing protein, whose amino-acid sequence MSKKPIRITNNYQVRLIKDASNKLQLRTRIRTEEPEGHALRIATCGSCFSRLGFGSKDYFNPDYKNKYEVVYTQFHSSIISMMGKPVTFPNEHFTRMHPTLADRIRSDFEKDFFKNLKLTKPDFFILDFYVDGSKDVLFFDKKHIITGNYMLTQNINYLHEIEPKVTVLNQKDITTFLEYWHRAIKKFARKLVTYIPEERIILQKVRKAEGYYTKEGEYRKFKNQTYIQRSNYLFEYMENYFLNLLPNAQVIDLSDQEFHSHSKHPGGVTPDHYESDYYKQYMNRVDELVLRYFIRNPGYLKKRKKKGKTLK is encoded by the coding sequence TTGTCCAAAAAACCAATCCGGATAACAAACAACTATCAGGTCCGGCTGATCAAGGATGCTTCCAATAAACTGCAGCTTCGGACCCGTATACGAACAGAGGAACCTGAGGGGCATGCATTAAGAATCGCGACGTGCGGCTCCTGCTTCAGCAGACTGGGATTTGGTTCGAAAGATTATTTTAATCCCGACTATAAAAATAAATATGAGGTGGTCTATACACAGTTTCATTCCTCCATTATCAGCATGATGGGGAAACCTGTTACATTTCCGAACGAACACTTTACCAGAATGCATCCAACACTGGCGGACCGCATTCGGAGCGACTTTGAAAAAGACTTTTTTAAAAACCTGAAACTGACAAAACCTGACTTTTTCATTCTTGATTTTTACGTGGATGGCTCAAAGGATGTTCTCTTTTTTGATAAAAAACACATCATTACCGGCAATTACATGTTGACCCAAAACATCAATTATCTTCATGAAATTGAACCGAAAGTAACCGTATTAAATCAGAAAGATATCACGACATTTCTGGAATATTGGCATCGGGCAATCAAGAAATTTGCCAGAAAACTGGTTACCTATATTCCGGAAGAGCGCATCATTCTTCAAAAAGTCCGAAAAGCAGAAGGGTATTACACAAAAGAAGGAGAATACCGCAAATTCAAAAACCAAACCTACATTCAACGCAGTAATTATCTGTTTGAATACATGGAGAATTATTTCCTGAACCTGTTACCGAATGCACAGGTGATTGATTTGTCTGATCAGGAATTTCATTCGCATTCCAAGCATCCGGGCGGGGTCACGCCGGATCACTATGAATCTGATTACTACAAACAATATATGAATCGTGTCGATGAACTTGTTCTGCGCTATTTCATCCGGAATCCGGGCTATCTGAAAAAACGGAAGAAAAAGGGAAAAACGCTTAAATGA
- a CDS encoding putative holin-like toxin — MTTFDTLFLMLAFGTLVATMIHKK, encoded by the coding sequence ATGACAACGTTTGATACGCTTTTTCTAATGCTGGCGTTTGGGACGCTTGTCGCAACAATGATCCACAAAAAATAG
- a CDS encoding VOC family protein: MALRLTPYLMMNGNAKEVIGYYEKALGAEMLGMVTHGEMSTETAEEEKNHVAHALMKIGEAELMVSDCGKNNPSQEGNQVTICITADNVKKSKQVFDALQQGGHVIHPFIETPFSPGFGAVVDKFGVTFQIVTES; encoded by the coding sequence GTGGCGTTGCGATTGACACCCTATTTAATGATGAACGGAAATGCCAAGGAAGTAATTGGATATTATGAGAAAGCGTTAGGTGCTGAGATGCTTGGTATGGTTACGCACGGTGAAATGTCAACGGAAACAGCGGAAGAAGAGAAAAATCATGTGGCACACGCATTGATGAAAATTGGCGAAGCAGAGCTTATGGTTTCCGATTGTGGTAAGAATAATCCTTCTCAGGAGGGAAACCAGGTGACAATCTGTATAACAGCGGACAACGTGAAGAAATCAAAACAGGTTTTTGACGCACTGCAGCAGGGTGGACACGTAATCCATCCGTTTATTGAAACCCCATTCAGTCCCGGGTTTGGTGCTGTAGTAGATAAATTCGGTGTGACTTTTCAGATTGTAACTGAAAGCTGA
- a CDS encoding DMT family transporter, with protein MIKIYILLLVVMLMWGLNVSAIKVLVSAIDPILLTSFRVMTAGIMVLIICKIMGIFRLPYKHEWLTILYIAVFNVILHHSLVAVGLEITSGINGGLILGTMPLVTVLMAFIVLRQRITWLRMSGFILGFIGVVMTTLSGAGGLAAVSIGDVIVFIGVLVQGFSFMLISKLKPTLDPRLVTGYMLTLGAVVIFLVSQAFGAGIHQITNLIAWPLGAIFLFSAIFATAFGHMTYNYAIKKVGPAETAIFINLNTLFAVTGAAVFLHEVIKINHIIGFLFILCGVFIGTGALEHVIKNRKQKVAS; from the coding sequence ATGATAAAAATTTACATCCTATTATTAGTAGTAATGCTTATGTGGGGGTTGAACGTCTCTGCGATTAAAGTGCTCGTTTCCGCGATTGATCCAATCCTGTTGACGTCGTTCCGGGTCATGACGGCGGGGATTATGGTGCTGATCATTTGTAAAATAATGGGGATTTTCCGTCTGCCATATAAGCATGAATGGCTGACAATCTTATACATAGCTGTTTTCAATGTTATTTTACATCATTCGCTTGTGGCGGTCGGCCTGGAGATAACTTCCGGGATAAACGGGGGACTTATCCTGGGGACGATGCCGCTTGTGACGGTGCTGATGGCGTTTATTGTGCTGCGTCAGCGGATCACATGGCTGCGGATGTCCGGTTTTATTCTTGGTTTTATTGGTGTGGTTATGACAACTTTGTCCGGTGCAGGGGGTCTGGCTGCTGTTTCCATTGGGGATGTGATTGTATTCATAGGTGTTCTTGTACAGGGGTTCAGCTTTATGCTGATCAGCAAGCTAAAGCCGACACTTGATCCACGCCTTGTAACAGGGTACATGCTGACGCTTGGAGCGGTAGTCATCTTTCTGGTAAGTCAGGCGTTTGGCGCAGGCATCCATCAAATCACCAATCTGATTGCCTGGCCGCTGGGCGCGATCTTTCTGTTCAGTGCCATTTTCGCCACAGCGTTTGGCCATATGACCTATAATTACGCCATTAAAAAAGTCGGTCCCGCGGAAACAGCCATTTTCATTAACTTGAACACCTTATTTGCGGTAACAGGTGCAGCGGTATTTTTACATGAAGTAATTAAAATTAATCATATCATCGGGTTTCTCTTCATTTTGTGCGGAGTATTCATTGGTACGGGGGCCCTGGAGCATGTAATTAAGAATAGAAAACAAAAAGTCGCCAGCTGA